A genomic segment from Coccinella septempunctata chromosome 3, icCocSept1.1, whole genome shotgun sequence encodes:
- the LOC123310227 gene encoding zinc finger BED domain-containing protein 6-like, translating to MPKRSPVWNFYKVDENTRKATCKVCNIPVKFYKNNLTSLKSHLQKEHEAVYNALWPRTETRGSPQCDPSIPSTSTGITSNTMQNRLPYECAVDDEGQRANKRQELIDLHSDKNISNEGENNNNLSSARRPIDDHSIPSTSTGITSTTLKKRGPNACAGDDEDARSNKRQKLMDSNSNEKISNERENKINLDLLEFCMGGFHPFSIVEERGFKKLCRWIPGYELPTQETLSNSIMTEQYSKLHEKVYRQLTTEVKSICLTAEMWTSLKTESYLALIGHYLNEELDQKTLLLGCCQLPDTSSTNIAEAIGKLVDKYHLRSKVNFIITDNASNIVRAVKDEFRWDHFCCYADSLNSIVKNALQHVEPQIDKVRKIVDHVNNSTSSSERLRKYQIQHGQDPKHLIQAVDTRWNSTFFMLKRFIELKDAVGSMLSRSVANPNELVMKKEDWQLCNELCQILSRFEELTRSMSEEKYATGSTIIPVTTWLKDVCRTFSADKNISSRSRKTAQLLGSGLRERFKHIEKKDYMFALNTFLDPRFKNQKDLFSDPNEALETKERIRKMVAEIIEKQMATSGVSANFNIDEDTRSPLKKYDRMVSTSICQGTPMSMAQDEVKNFLSDKMLPRKDASGNPTCPQKWWKERQYVYPNLKIIYETKCNIVATSVPCDRMFSNSELELIMNARRTRLTSSKVEQIMFLNVNSPEGQFEEN from the coding sequence ATGCCCAAACGTAGTCCAGTGTGGAATTTTTATAAGGTAGACGAAAATACGAGGAAAGCTACATGCAAAGTATGCAATATTCCTGTCAAGTTCTACAAGAACAATCTGACAAGTTTAAAAAGCCACTTACAAAAAGAACATGAAGCTGTATATAACGCATTGTGGCCACGAACAGAGACTCGCGGCTCACCGCAGTGCGACCCTAGTATCCCGAGTACTAGTACTGGTATTACCAGTAACACTATGCAGAATCGACTACCTTATGAATGTGCAGTTGATGATGAAGGCCAAAGAGCCAACAAACGCCAAGAATTAATTGATTTGCATTCGGACAAAAACATTTCGAATGAAGGAGAGAATAATAATAACTTGTCCTCTGCACGGCGCCCTATCGATGATCATAGCATCCCAAGTACTAGTACTGGTATTACTAGTACCACTCTAAAGAAAAGAGGACCTAATGCATGTGCTGGTGATGATGAAGACGCAAGATCGAACAAACGCCAAAAATTAATGGATTCCAATTCgaacgaaaaaatttcaaatgaacgaGAGAACAAAATTAACCTTGATTTGCTCGAGTTCTGCATGGGTGGCTTCCATCCATTTTCCATAGTAGAGGAAAGGGGCTTCAAAAAATTATGCCGGTGGATTCCTGGATATGAACTGCCCACTCAGGAGACATTATCCAATTCGATAATGACGGAACAATATTCGAAGTTGCATGAAAAGGTCTATCGTCAGTTGACTACTGAGGTCAAGAGCATATGCCTGACTGCTGAAATGTGGACCTCGTTGAAAACTGAGAGTTACCTAGCCCTTATAGGGCATTATTTAAATGAAGAGTTAGATCAGAAAACTCTTCTATTGGGATGTTGCCAATTACCTGATACTTCTTCTACGAATATCGCCGAAGCAATTGGAAAATTGGTCGATAAATACCATCTCAGAAGTAAGGTGAATTTTATAATAACTGACAATGCTTCGAATATCGTGAGAGCGGTCAAAGATGAGTTCAGGTGGGATCATTTTTGCTGTTATGCCGACAGCCTCAATTCAATTGTTAAGAACGCTCTTCAACATGTTGAGCCGCAAATTGACAAAGTGAGAAAAATTGTGGATCACGTGAATAACAGCACCTCATCTTCCGAAAGGTTacgaaaatatcaaattcaacaTGGACAAGATCCAAAGCATCTGATCCAAGCGGTCGATACAAGGTGGAACTCAACATTTTTCATGTTGAAGAGATTTATCGAGTTGAAAGACGCCGTTGGGTCCATGTTATCAAGATCTGTCGCGAATCCAAATGAACTCGTAATGAAAAAAGAAGACTGGCAATTATGCAATGAATTATGCCAAATTTTAAGTCGGTTTGAAGAGTTGACGAGGTCAATGAGTGAAGAAAAGTACGCAACAGGAAGCACTATAATTCCAGTGACCACTTGGTTAAAAGATGTATGTCGAACGTTTTCGGCGGATAAGAACATATCTAGCAGATCGCGAAAAACGGCACAGCTTCTCGGGTCGGGATTGAGAGAACGATTTAAACATATCGAAAAAAAAGATTATATGTTTGCGTTAAACACCTTCTTGGACCCTCGTTTCAAGAATCAGAAAGATTTATTTTCAGATCCGAATGAAGCACTGGAAACCAAGGAAAGGATAAGAAAAATGGTTGCTGAAATTATTGAGAAACAGATGGCTACTTCCGGCGTCTctgcaaatttcaatattgacgaaGATACTCGAAGTCCCTTGAAGAAATATGACAGGATGGTATCAACAAGTATTTGCCAAGGGACGCCAATGTCGATGGCACAAGATGAGGTGAAGAATTTCTTATCTGATAAGATGCTGCCAAGGAAAGATGCTTCAGGCAACCCAACGTGTCCccaaaaatggtggaaggaacGCCAGTATGTGTACCCGAATTTGAAGATAATTTATGAGACAAAGTGCAATATTGTGGCAACATCCGTTCCATGTGACCGTATGTTCTCGAACAGTGAGCTCGAGCTCATAATGAATGCAAGGCGCACGAGACTTACGAGTAGTAAAGTGGAACAAATAATGTTCCTGAATGTGAATTCCCCGGAAGGACAGTTCGAAGAAAATTAG